The Glycine soja cultivar W05 chromosome 9, ASM419377v2, whole genome shotgun sequence sequence AAAGGCTGAAAAACAAATAAGCCTAGGCAGGAAATAAGTGAAAGTTTTTCTAAGGATGCATGCTCTCTTATAATCCTAAGTTTTTGAAATcccagaaaaaccatgatttcttgTTCAGCCTGGCCCCGttacaagccaataaaagtccttagtgatccaccaagtgtaagtaaaaataactttaactgAGAAGAAGTGCAAAATTTGGGAATCTTAATTGCaggtcataaaatttcaaacactCACCCCAGACACTTGTGCGCAGAGAGAAACACTAACCTTGTGAGGAAAGTGAGGCAAGCCAACTTGATTAATTTCCGATACTAACTATTTTCATCTCGATGATGTTTGTGCTTCCATTGTGAAATGCAAAAAGGTCCAAttgaaagaattttaaaaaattacagctATTGAAAGTGTTGGAGCATTCGGAGTCTgctctcatttttgtttttgcttgaggacaagcaaagttttaatctgggggattttgataaccgctaaatatgagttattttgataataaaaatatattgaaaatatctttaaaaatatttatttagcagttatctttggcttaaatattaagatttgatatttttcttatttatgacttgCAGATGTGAAAAGgagagattaaaagagaaaaagattgggaaaatatccaaaatatcaGGAAGTCTGAGGAAGATATGATTGAAAGCATAACAAGTCCAAAAGAtatcaaaaatatcaaaaaggaagATTTCTAGCACCAGGCCCAAGTCCACTACAACAACTATAAAAATGGAGTCAAGCCAAGCAGTAAAGAAGCACCACAGAACCCCCTCTAataggggtttcatttactctctttctttcacccctcttATCCCATCAGTTCTTATACCTCATCCAAAAACTTGTTAGCtctttggcgccgttgccgaggactttttttttcgtACTTGATTAATTGCATATTTCAATTTGTAAGCAATTAGTTttcattatctattttttattattttttggtcatgagtggctaaaccctagttagggcctggcaggcctaaaagccaagcgatgtatgatgtactcacctcactatttatcaatgcaaaggtGTTTTCTATCCTattatcttttctgtttttatcttgcattattcatctttatattctgtTAGGGATTAGACGCTCAGGAGAtggtaacttctaaataagatttaaagaagatatgcatgcattgattttaggggttagactctcgggagaggataacttctaatagaacaaaaagaaaggatttcataagaaagtcattgctaggaatagaatgataattgtatgcccatgcattcttacaaacatctagaattcatacttcatgcattttatttgttgggtctttgcaaaggaatttggaagatagataaataaaataggcttATCATCGTGAGGAATTAGGGGCAAGTAATTGAACAAATGTGGGTAGAATAGAATCACCTAAATTGatcaagaaaaatcataaactcatacatcctaggcaaaCCAGGTCCCAACCTTATCacattctgattttttttatttttatcttctatttttatcttttaattttcttatcttatcttaatttaaatattttatcttctctatcttctatttttatctttaaatcttttatcctttcttttaaatctttatcttatctaatatattttttatctttattttaaattctttatctattgcttttaaattgggtttgcattaatctaagtataAACAGAGTCCctatggattcgacactcggacttccgagtactcTACTACTTATGataatttggtacacttgccaacgagttaacaaaACTAAGCGGGAAGGATTGTCATCAATATACAACCCATGCCTGTCTGATGTAGTCATATCTAGGTCCTGCCCCGAGGGATCGATATAGCTtccctttgtgctgacacggGCAGTAGAAGGAGCTACCTCAGGCTCGGCAAAAGGTACGATTCCCTGGGATTGAATATAAGACTACATCTGGCTAAAGAACAACATTAGTTGTCTCATCACTTTTTCAGTGATCAACTGCTTAAGTTCATCCCTAATATTCTATGTCAGCTCCTCCTTAAGATTTTATTTGATTCAATCCAACTCTTCTGGGCTAATCGACGTAGATGTGCGGGAACCTGCTAAAGTGGATCCAAACTATTATCTGATTTTCACATCGGCTCCTACAGCATAGACACGATAAGGGTGCTCTGGTTATCCAATGGCAGTAGTCAGTACATCCTGATGTCTATGGGTTACAAAGCTACCCTATGCGGACTGCTTTTTCAGGGAATCTTGCAATCaacaaaatatgaaattgtttacaaactattgttgttattatataCAATGACCATTGAAACTAAATTAACTTACTATCTATCAACAATTGGGCATGTCAACTCAGATGTCATCTAACCTAATTTTTTGTTGCGAGTCATCTTCTACTTCACGTGTCCTCTAACGTGAAATGGAGAATCAATGATTGTTTCAGTACTCCCTGATTGGGTTGTTTGCtccaatcatttttttatttttttcctccattaactaaaatatatttgtacaaAGTTACTCACCTgtcatcatattttaaaaaaaattaatgattaagattattttttattataataattaaatttttttttaaatgaacagaaaaataaataataaattttagtattatttttagaataacttgagtctttttctaatttttagtaGTTTGGTCCCCAAAATATACAATTAATGATTGATACATACAATGTCTTGTGCATCCTGGAGCACCATAGACAAGATTAATTCTTACAGAGCCGTTCAATTGTATTTGTGTATTAAATGCTCCTTAGGCCTTCTGAAACCGAACTTTGTAAGGCGCATCAGTGAGGGCTAGACGCTTGTTCCCATTTTGATCCTCGTATACACCAATATCCCTACATTGAACCTTGCAATATGCACAAAAAGTTGGGCACGAAACCAGCTTATAGTCACCATCATATTTCTCAATCTTAAACCAGTTGCTGATAGTTCTCCAACTTGGGTGCCCCACAACACCACCAGTTGTAACAAACCACTTCCTCGTTGCCCTATCAAAGTGATCAATTTTCCACACATTTGATTGTGAACAACTTGTTTGCATGGAGAACTCGATGTTGAGGTCAGTAGAGACACGAACCGGTGCACCTTTCTTTTGGTCATGAATCGGTGTAAAAGTTAGTGGCTGGCCTAATTGCTGTCCCTCCACAACCAAAACATCAAGAGGGAAGGTCTTGTTAGCTGCTACTTTTGCTAGCACAAGCCCGTTGTTACCTTTGTAATTGGAAAAAATTGAACATTTGGTAGTAGGGTTGGGAATGATGTAGTAGTTGGCACCTACCCTTAGTATATTGCCAGATGTGTCAACAACTTGGTGAGGTGAATCATAAGCTCCTTCAAgcagtgattttattcccaacACAGAAAGAAGGAGCAACGGGATTAATGTGATCTTCATTGTTTTTATTGTGAACTGAATGCTTCTAGCTAATTTGTTTTGGACTGCATTAATGGTGTATAGGTGATAGAAAAAGTGAATGAATTTAAACACAAATACACCGCCTCAGGCTCACATAAATATACTGTACGTGGACGCATATATGCACAAAAAAGTGCAATTACTTACACGCTCGATCAAAAGAAATCACAAGCCTAATTGGCTGCTTtgctttttatgtttgaatGCTACTTTACGGCCAACACTTAACGATAACTTTGCTCTCACATATACATTTTAGTTACTGAAgtacattaataatatatatatatatatatatatatatatatatatatatatatatatatgaataccAAGTATGTTAGTAAGTTACTATGGTCAGCATCAATTGTTTTTGAAGCCATCAAATGAAATGGGTGGCTGAGTTTTTATAGCTATTGACTGACACAGCTCCCGTTGTATTTTTGAAGTTATGCATGGAATGAATTCTTCAACACAAGCCTATGTACTTAGACTTTGCTTcgttgaattttttattaagataaaaGAAAGGGAAGCCTTGTGGGGTACGCATAGAGCCAAAAATCGTGTACCGCACACAGGCAATAAAGAACCAACAGGTGGAGGTTGCACAAAGTTATGGAATTTTGTTTTCCATTCTTACAATCAGTCTTTGCACAAATTGTATATAGAACAGGATCGGGGATTATACAAGAACATGGATCATAATTTAGTgtgtaaatttatattttgtttgaagatgcttaaattttcttaataaacttttatttttttactattttttttataatatcaaggatctatgaaaaattaagagtaaataatcattttaatctCTGAAAATTTTAAACGCCACATTACTAATTgagtttaagaaaattttaaataagtctGAAAATTTTCACTTGTTTAACCTAAATCCttaatttagaaatttataTTGACATTTTGGTTTATGAATATATGGTGTATTAGCATTTTTAAgtcatctatttttattttggaactaATGTAATTAACGAACTGCACTTTCAAtgaatattagaaaaaaaaatagttacagGACTAATGTGATAatgctttatatttttagagattaaaattTACTCTAAAAAAATAGTATGGAACAAAAACTGATGGAGGGGAAAAGTAACTGTTGTGAATTGGTGATGGAGACAAGAAAATAATGAGAAGACAAGAATTAATGAGGGTGGCTAGTGGGAAGGCAATCCCTGCCGACaaagtttaattaaatatagttttatagggttttttggtgttttttttcaattaaaaatgaagaaGTTAATTTATCTCGGGTAATTTATGTTAACCTTCTTGCAAATCTTTATTATACAACTTACTGAAGTGAAAGACTTTTGTGCATAAGTATATACTGAAAGTTGACTAAATAATGTTCCATGGCCTACACGTGCAGAAATAGGTCAAGCACTTTTGTTGATGGGGCTTAATCATTTTATACTGTTTGTGTAACACTATTTCAAGTGATCAATGTTCAACACCCATGTCAGTCACAGATTCATCTCGGCGCAGAATTATGCTCTCAGTGTCGTGATTCTCTTATCTCAGTTTGAGTTCCTTCGAATAATTTTGGGAGTTCTACATAtctgtaagaattttatgattaCTCGCATAATTCGGCTAACTCTTGCGGTTAGGAttataattctcaattaattaatgagctatgtattatattataatatttatattaattatttatatttaaatgagtGAGGGCGAgtcctggtgcagcggtaaagttgtgccttggtgacttgttggtcatgggttcgaatccggaaacagcctctttttGACCTAAGGCATGGTTATGGTTCCCAAGACACCAAATCAAGAAATAGTTTCTTCTCTCCCCATCTGGAGAGAAAACAAAGGTCCCATATTACGTAATGTATTTTAGTGCtcatttggtattttataagatttattaaaaattatcaacaagtggtatcagagtcaCCATTAATGTTAGATTATTGTGATTTAAAGTTATTGTTTGATATGTATTATATCTGGATCTTTTTAGTTAtatgaaccctaattttattttggggagaaactattttaatcaataaaattataaaactcctaaatttatgtgttatggtcataaagtttttcttttctttaaaatgaataaaagacCTCTACATTTGATTTACGagtttgtacattttttttgtgtcgCATGTGCTCACATATTGTTCTATTTGGAATAAAGGTTCTACGTATCCGGTGTTGGCATTTAGTACATGGcacaatttcataaatatatatattttttgtttatatgaatcAGTAATAAGACAATGGTCTTTTGtcttatatgaataatttattgattttttggccaattattttttcttcatgaaTCAGTGATAAGCTGATAGTTTATGATATTCATGTggttagtataaattttttatagtacCGTGGTATGTTTGTTTCGGATGCATAATTAGTTTACcatgatgttgttttcaaatatttactgCTATCATAATTGGGTGCAAATTTAATTGTTACGGATCCTTTCAATTTATTTGCGTGTccggtaattttaattaaattgattgagcCATTATATTGCCAAAGTAACCTCTACTatgtaaattgatttaattaaattacatggATGTTAGTATGTAATTGTTTATGTGAATTGTGCTCGGCTCAAAGAAAGacacaatttggccaaataataacatacctgcgatgataaatatgtgacaattataaagttttttttttcatgagaataATAGTCGATCcaaagaaatattattatttgttagaactaattgtcaatatttgatcattgtgTTGAAAGTaccaattataaattaatttatctgtCCAAAGACTAGAATTAATGTTGTGTTGTGGATCTTGTAATGGACCTGTTATGGGAAATATTTAcatgtcttgttatatatactttatatgacttgtttgattatttgtgaacatgttattaatttttgttctctGTTTAGTTAATATTATAAGTGCTGCAAATGTTATTGCCCAAGTGAATTTTATCCCAATGCTGAATGGGACAAATTTTAAGGTCTGGAAGGAAGTCATAGAAATTATTCTTAACTGTATGAATTTGGACTTGGCATTGAGAAGTGGAATCGGTCCAACCGAATGTGTCTTATGATCACGAAGCGCTCTATTCCTGAGGCGTTTCGAGGCTCTATTTCTGAGGGTCAAAATGCAAAGAAATTTCTTGAGGAAATTGAGCAATACtttgccaaaaatgaaaaagcgGAGATGAGTAACCTTTTGGCTAAACTCATCTCCATGAAGTATAAAGGCAAAGGGAACAAAAAGGAGTGCATTATGGAGATGTCCAATCTCGCATCAAAACTCAAGTCACTTAAGTTAGAGCTTGGTGAAGACCTGCTCGTGCACTTGGTTTTGATCTCGCTTCCTACACATtttgggcaattcaaagtgaGCTATAACACTCAGAAGGACAAATGGTCCCTCAATGAGCTTATATCTCACTGTGTGCAAGAGGAGGAGAGGTTGCAAAGAGATAGGATTGAAAGTGCTCACTTGACTTCGACCTCttagaataagaaaaggaagaagactaAGGGTGCTGCGGAAAAGACTTCtcagcaaaagaaacaaaacaaggaTGAGAAATTTACATGTTACTTCTGCAAGAAGTCGGGACACGTGAAGAAAGAGTGTCTCAAGTATGCCGCATGGCATGTGAAGAAAGGTAAATTTCTTACTCTAGTTTGTTTAGAAGTTAATTTAGCTTTTGTACCTAAAGATACTTGGTGGGTAGATTTTGATGCTACTACTCACATAAGTATGACTATGCAGGGTTGCCTGTGGAGCCGATTGCCAAGTGATGATAAAAGATTCATCTTTGTGGGTGATGGCAAGAAGATTGCAATGGAAGCTATTGGAACTTTTAGATTGCAGTTaaaaattggattttatttggatttatttgagacttttgttgtaCTGTCTTTTAGATggaatttgatttctatttctagtttggacaaatttggattttcttgttcatttggaaataataaagttagtctctaccaaaattcaaatatggttgattttggttctttaattgataatctttacatgtttgatgttgttagttcctataatgaaatactGCAAACAAGTTCACGTGGTACAAAATGAAAGTTGAATGAGAATCCAACCACCTTATGGCATAAGCGTTTAGGCCATATCTCTAAACAGTTCAGAGACTTGTGTCGGATGAAATTCTTGACCCTTTGGATTTATCGAACTTTGAAGTCTGTGTTGAATAcataaagggaaaacaaacaaacataaggaaattaggTGTCGAAAGAGCTAAAGACGTCTTAGAACTAGTGCATACAGACATTTGTGGTCCTTTTCCTACAACTTCTTGGAATGGACAACAATATTTCATTATGTTCATAGATGACTACTCTAGATATGGTTACCTATATTTGATACATGAGAAGTTTCAATCCCTAGACGTTTTTTTTAAGACCTTCAAGGCTGAGGTTGAGcttcaacttggaaagaaaattaaggctATCAAATCTGACCGTGGTGGTGAGTACTATTTAAGATACGATGGATTAGGAGAACAACGTCCATGACCTTTTGCGCTTTTTCTCAAAGAGTGTGGAATTTTTCCATAATACACTATGTTGGGTAAacctagcatgaatggtgtAGCAGAACGAAGAAACcaaactcttaaggatatggtgagaaGTCTGATTAGTCATTCCTCTTTGCCAGAGTCACTTTGGGGAGAAGCCTTAAAGACCGCAATTTACATCCTCAATAGGGTGCCAAGTAAAGCAGTTAACAAAACCCCTTATGAACTTTGGACTGGTAAAATGCCAAGCATTAAACATTTGCACATTTGGGGTTGTCCGGCTGAGACACGACCTTATAGGCCACATGAAAGAAAGTTGGACTCAAGAACAATTAGCTGccattttgttggctatgctaaACGCTCTCGGggctataaattttacaatcccACCTTAAGATCTTTTTCCGAGATGGGAAATGCGAGATTTCTtgaggaagttgagtttg is a genomic window containing:
- the LOC114366978 gene encoding miraculin-like yields the protein MKITLIPLLLLSVLGIKSLLEGAYDSPHQVVDTSGNILRVGANYYIIPNPTTKCSIFSNYKGNNGLVLAKVAANKTFPLDVLVVEGQQLGQPLTFTPIHDQKKGAPVRVSTDLNIEFSMQTSCSQSNVWKIDHFDRATRKWFVTTGGVVGHPSWRTISNWFKIEKYDGDYKLVSCPTFCAYCKVQCRDIGVYEDQNGNKRLALTDAPYKVRFQKA